One region of Halomonas huangheensis genomic DNA includes:
- a CDS encoding chorismate--pyruvate lyase family protein produces MTQDPRWQPLATARPKMSQSWWQWISSRDSLTQRLVQAAGERRFNVRLLDERSGQPYHDEAAALGLMDGRRAWLREVALCVDDQPWVVARSVAPLVPRRSAPFAGLGETSLGSWLFRQPDLERGPIEVSQSPRPIHGESGIWQRRSVFRHDGWALLVQEAFLPQMCRDLSLTP; encoded by the coding sequence ATGACACAGGATCCTCGATGGCAGCCGCTGGCGACTGCACGGCCGAAGATGAGCCAGAGCTGGTGGCAATGGATCTCCTCTCGTGACTCCTTGACCCAACGCCTGGTACAGGCCGCAGGAGAGCGCCGCTTCAATGTCCGCCTGCTCGATGAACGCAGTGGTCAACCCTACCACGACGAAGCCGCCGCACTCGGCCTGATGGACGGGCGCCGTGCCTGGCTACGTGAAGTCGCGTTGTGCGTCGATGACCAACCTTGGGTGGTGGCGCGTTCGGTCGCCCCTTTGGTTCCACGTCGTTCAGCACCTTTTGCCGGGCTCGGAGAAACCTCACTGGGCAGTTGGCTGTTTCGCCAGCCAGATCTCGAGCGTGGTCCCATCGAAGTCAGTCAGTCACCGCGCCCGATCCATGGTGAGAGCGGGATCTGGCAACGCCGCTCAGTCTTTCGCCATGATGGTTGGGCGTTGCTGGTTCAGGAAGCCTTTCTGCCACAGATGTGCCGCGATCTGTCACTGACGCCCTGA
- a CDS encoding hydrogen peroxide-inducible genes activator has protein sequence MTLTELRYIVTLAQERHFGRAAERCFVSQPTLSVAVKKLEEELEVALFERSKSTVQVTPLGEKIVEQAQRVLEQSSAIKELATAGRDQLISPLRIGAIYTIGPYLFPQLVPELLRAAPQMPLYIEEGFTGNLRRKLRNGELDAIIVALPFTETDVVTKRLYDEDFEVLIPTDHPWAKRKTVTKEALLDERLLLLGEGHCFRDQILEACPAIGQKLNNPDNTLTAEGGSLETIRYMVASGLGITVLPKSALGTPYYDSGLLTSRPFTDPPGRTVAIAWRASFPRPKAIDAVTDAIASCRAGGLEVATP, from the coding sequence ATGACTCTAACAGAACTCAGATACATCGTAACCTTGGCTCAGGAGCGCCATTTCGGGCGTGCCGCTGAACGCTGCTTCGTTTCACAGCCGACACTGTCCGTGGCGGTGAAGAAACTCGAGGAAGAACTCGAGGTAGCGCTGTTCGAGCGATCCAAGTCGACCGTGCAGGTCACGCCACTGGGCGAGAAGATCGTCGAGCAGGCGCAGCGGGTACTGGAACAGAGCAGTGCCATCAAGGAACTGGCCACTGCAGGGCGTGACCAGCTCATCAGCCCGCTGCGGATCGGCGCCATCTACACCATCGGCCCTTACCTGTTTCCGCAACTGGTTCCGGAACTGTTGCGTGCCGCGCCACAGATGCCGCTGTATATCGAGGAAGGTTTCACCGGAAATCTGCGGCGCAAGCTGCGCAACGGTGAGCTGGATGCCATTATTGTGGCGTTGCCGTTCACCGAAACGGACGTGGTCACCAAACGCCTCTATGACGAGGACTTCGAGGTTCTGATACCCACGGACCACCCCTGGGCCAAACGCAAGACGGTAACCAAGGAAGCCCTGCTGGATGAACGCCTGTTGCTGTTGGGTGAAGGGCACTGCTTCCGTGACCAGATCCTCGAGGCCTGTCCGGCGATTGGCCAGAAGCTGAACAATCCCGACAACACACTCACTGCAGAAGGAGGCTCGTTGGAGACAATTCGCTACATGGTCGCCTCTGGGCTGGGTATTACCGTGCTGCCCAAGTCAGCCCTGGGTACCCCTTACTACGACAGCGGTTTGTTGACCAGTCGTCCGTTCACGGATCCACCGGGACGCACCGTGGCTATCGCCTGGCGTGCCAGTTTTCCGCGACCCAAGGCGATTGATGCGGTGACCGATGCCATCGCTTCCTGTCGAGCAGGCGGGTTGGAAGTGGCAACTCCGTGA
- a CDS encoding RelA/SpoT family protein translates to MFTIDDLSDRLGGYLPAEEIQQVRRAFYYAEQAHDGQRRRSGEPYVTHPLAVANILANMHMDHQSLMAAMLHDVIEDTGVSKEALALQFGEPVAELVDGVSKLTQITFEDKAVAQAENFQKMVMAMSRDIRVIIVKLADRLHNMRTLGALRPDKKRRIARETLEIYARVASRLGINTIRVELEDLSFQAIHPMRAERIKRAVASARGNRRSAIRQVQDALQTRLDEHSLKGTVIGRQKHLLSIYRKMRDQRKSFNEIMDVFGFRIIADDVDSCYRILGIVHNLYKPVPGRFKDYIAIPKANGYQSLHTTLFGAGGMPIEVQIRTREMEAMANNGIAAHWLYKAGQTTHPIAEGSHARARQWVKGLLEMQRHAGDSLEFIEHVKNDLFPDDIYVFTPKGDIMELPQGATVVDFAYAVHTEIGNSCIACRIDRHLAPLSSRLESGQTLEIITSPGGKPNLAWLNFVITAKARSAIRHALKHQQHTEAVQLGRRLLTKSLAEFEINLEELTDPVRQQLLKEMEYKDEPSLLGAIGLGNCVAHLVARRLVELARGEAIGVDNYASQGPVTISGTEGLVIKFARCCHPLPGDTVIGHLSVGKGIVVHRSECRNLQELKSDPEKLIVLRWSENTNEDFPVALRLEVESRRGLVAELAALITDAGANIERIGIEDRDARLSIVNLTLLVRDRTHLARIIKRMRNLSNIGRISRLGN, encoded by the coding sequence ATGTTCACAATCGATGATCTGTCCGACCGACTCGGAGGCTATCTGCCTGCCGAAGAAATCCAGCAGGTCAGGCGTGCCTTCTACTATGCAGAGCAGGCCCATGACGGCCAGCGCCGTCGCTCGGGTGAGCCCTATGTGACTCATCCGCTCGCAGTAGCCAATATCCTCGCCAACATGCACATGGACCATCAGAGCCTGATGGCCGCCATGCTGCATGATGTCATCGAGGACACCGGCGTCTCCAAGGAGGCCCTGGCGCTGCAGTTCGGTGAACCGGTCGCTGAACTGGTCGATGGTGTTTCCAAGCTGACCCAAATCACCTTCGAGGACAAGGCCGTCGCCCAGGCGGAGAACTTCCAGAAGATGGTGATGGCGATGTCCCGCGATATCCGCGTGATCATCGTTAAACTTGCTGACCGCCTGCACAACATGCGCACTCTCGGTGCGCTGCGGCCGGACAAGAAGCGACGCATTGCCCGCGAGACACTGGAAATCTACGCCCGCGTAGCCAGCCGCCTGGGTATCAATACCATCCGCGTCGAGCTCGAGGATCTGTCCTTCCAGGCAATCCATCCGATGCGTGCCGAACGCATCAAGCGCGCCGTGGCCAGCGCTCGAGGCAACCGACGATCGGCAATTCGCCAGGTCCAGGATGCTCTGCAGACCCGACTTGATGAACACAGCCTCAAGGGCACCGTCATCGGCCGTCAGAAGCATCTATTGTCGATCTATCGCAAGATGCGTGACCAGCGTAAATCGTTCAACGAGATCATGGATGTGTTCGGTTTCCGGATCATCGCCGACGATGTCGACAGCTGCTATCGGATTCTTGGCATAGTACACAACCTGTACAAACCGGTTCCCGGACGCTTCAAGGATTACATTGCCATCCCCAAGGCCAATGGCTACCAGAGCCTGCACACCACGCTGTTCGGCGCCGGTGGTATGCCCATCGAGGTGCAGATCCGTACTCGCGAGATGGAGGCGATGGCCAACAACGGTATCGCCGCCCACTGGCTGTACAAGGCCGGTCAGACCACGCATCCGATTGCCGAGGGCAGTCACGCCCGCGCCCGTCAGTGGGTCAAGGGACTACTCGAGATGCAGCGCCATGCCGGGGATTCGCTGGAGTTTATTGAACACGTCAAGAACGATCTTTTCCCCGATGATATCTACGTGTTCACGCCAAAAGGCGACATCATGGAGCTACCTCAGGGAGCTACCGTGGTCGACTTCGCCTATGCCGTGCACACCGAGATCGGTAACAGCTGCATCGCCTGCCGCATCGACCGCCACCTGGCACCACTATCGTCACGACTGGAAAGCGGTCAGACGCTGGAGATCATTACCTCTCCCGGTGGCAAGCCCAACCTCGCCTGGCTCAACTTCGTCATCACTGCCAAGGCACGCTCGGCGATCCGTCATGCGCTGAAACATCAGCAACATACCGAGGCGGTACAGTTGGGACGGCGGCTGTTGACCAAATCACTGGCCGAATTCGAGATCAACCTCGAAGAGTTGACCGACCCAGTTCGGCAACAACTGCTCAAGGAAATGGAGTACAAGGATGAGCCATCACTGCTTGGGGCCATTGGCCTCGGCAATTGTGTCGCTCACCTGGTTGCCCGTCGCCTGGTCGAGCTGGCACGTGGTGAGGCAATTGGTGTCGACAACTACGCCTCTCAGGGCCCTGTGACGATAAGCGGTACCGAAGGCCTGGTGATCAAGTTCGCACGCTGCTGCCATCCGCTACCCGGTGACACCGTGATCGGCCACCTTTCTGTCGGCAAGGGCATTGTGGTCCATCGTTCGGAATGTCGTAATCTGCAAGAACTCAAGAGTGACCCGGAAAAGCTCATTGTTCTGCGTTGGTCGGAGAACACCAATGAGGATTTCCCGGTTGCCCTGCGCCTGGAAGTGGAGAGCCGCCGTGGACTGGTTGCCGAACTGGCTGCCCTGATCACCGATGCTGGTGCCAATATCGAACGTATCGGTATCGAGGATCGCGATGCGCGTCTGTCGATCGTCAACCTGACTCTGTTGGTACGCGACCGTACGCACCTCGCACGCATCATCAAGCGCATGCGTAACCTGTCGAACATCGGTCGAATCTCACGCCTCGGCAACTGA
- the phoB gene encoding phosphate regulon transcriptional regulator PhoB: MTAKTVLIVDDEAPIREMIAVALEMADYRVLEADNAQSAHAIIVDHQPDLVLLDWMMPGTSGIELARRLKREETTAELPIIMLTAKGEEDNKIQGLEAGADDYITKPFSPRELVARLKAVLRRATPRGIEDPVEVEGLMLDPVSHRVSVEGRSLEMGPTEYRLLQFFMTHQERAYTRGQLLDQVWGGNVYVEERTVDVHIRRLRKALGEPHQQLIQTVRGTGYRFSAKV; encoded by the coding sequence ATGACCGCCAAGACCGTTCTGATCGTCGACGATGAAGCGCCTATCCGTGAGATGATCGCTGTGGCGTTGGAAATGGCCGATTACCGCGTACTCGAGGCCGACAACGCCCAATCCGCGCATGCGATTATCGTCGACCACCAACCCGACCTGGTGCTGCTCGACTGGATGATGCCTGGTACCAGCGGTATTGAACTGGCTCGTCGTCTCAAGCGCGAGGAAACTACCGCAGAATTGCCGATTATCATGCTCACCGCCAAGGGTGAGGAAGACAACAAGATCCAGGGGCTCGAAGCCGGCGCCGATGATTACATCACCAAGCCGTTCTCACCGCGAGAACTGGTCGCCCGCCTCAAGGCAGTACTGCGCCGTGCGACGCCACGAGGCATCGAGGACCCCGTTGAAGTTGAGGGTTTGATGCTCGACCCGGTCAGCCATCGCGTCAGCGTAGAAGGTCGGTCACTGGAAATGGGTCCGACCGAGTATCGCCTGCTACAGTTCTTCATGACCCATCAGGAACGTGCCTACACCCGTGGCCAACTGCTCGATCAGGTGTGGGGTGGCAATGTCTATGTGGAGGAGCGCACCGTGGATGTTCATATCCGCCGCCTGCGCAAGGCACTCGGTGAGCCGCATCAGCAATTGATTCAGACGGTCCGCGGCACCGGCTACCGCTTCTCCGCCAAGGTGTAA
- a CDS encoding SDR family oxidoreductase — MKTTTLILGCGDIGTTLGRELIELGHKVIGVRRRAERLADTGIEGISIDLNDAEAVATLPDADIVVYTVTADRFEEAAYRAAYPDGLKQVLSVMAERKKQPKHVFFVSSTSVYAQQEGEVVDEHSATQSTGFSGVLMREAEQALVDHALPGTVVRFSGIYGPGRDRLIRQVSEGRIAPATPPMYSNRIHRDDCAGAMAHLITRALKGEEIAPIYLASDTEPAPLNEVMTWLAKQLKVESTDIIQSPLRRRASKRCDSSLLVESGYRFRYPTYREGYAQVLKEGGFLSPQRA; from the coding sequence GTGAAGACAACAACACTGATTCTCGGCTGCGGTGATATTGGCACTACGCTGGGACGCGAGTTGATCGAGCTGGGACACAAGGTGATTGGCGTTCGTCGTCGTGCCGAGCGTCTCGCTGATACCGGTATCGAAGGTATCAGTATCGATCTGAACGATGCAGAGGCCGTGGCCACGTTACCGGATGCGGATATCGTAGTTTATACGGTCACTGCGGATCGCTTCGAGGAAGCTGCCTATCGCGCAGCCTATCCCGATGGCTTGAAACAGGTGCTGTCGGTAATGGCTGAGCGCAAGAAACAGCCGAAGCATGTCTTCTTCGTCTCCTCCACCAGTGTATACGCTCAGCAGGAAGGCGAGGTGGTAGATGAGCACAGTGCCACGCAATCCACCGGTTTCTCCGGAGTGTTGATGCGTGAGGCAGAGCAGGCGCTGGTCGATCATGCGTTGCCCGGCACTGTGGTGCGCTTCTCGGGCATCTATGGCCCGGGCCGTGATCGTCTTATCCGCCAGGTCAGTGAGGGACGAATCGCGCCGGCTACACCGCCGATGTACAGCAATCGTATCCATCGCGATGATTGCGCAGGAGCGATGGCTCATCTCATCACCAGGGCTCTGAAGGGCGAGGAAATTGCTCCCATCTATCTGGCTAGTGACACTGAGCCTGCACCACTCAATGAAGTCATGACCTGGCTGGCAAAACAGCTCAAGGTCGAATCCACCGACATCATCCAGTCACCTCTACGTCGACGAGCGAGCAAACGCTGTGACTCTAGTCTGTTGGTCGAGAGCGGATATCGCTTCCGTTACCCGACCTACCGCGAAGGCTATGCTCAGGTGCTCAAGGAAGGAGGCTTCCTCAGCCCGCAACGCGCCTGA
- a CDS encoding RidA family protein — MSNKAVINTDKAPAAIGPYSQAIKAGNTVYLSGQIPLDPASMEVVSEDFEAQARQVFTNLKAVCEEAAGTLQDIVKLNLYLVDLDQFAIVNKVMEEYFDKPYPARAAVGVRALPKGVQVEAEAVMVIGD, encoded by the coding sequence ATGAGCAATAAAGCCGTCATCAACACCGACAAAGCCCCCGCCGCCATCGGTCCCTATTCCCAGGCGATCAAGGCCGGCAACACCGTCTACCTGTCCGGCCAGATTCCACTGGACCCGGCGAGCATGGAAGTCGTCTCAGAGGACTTTGAAGCCCAGGCCCGTCAGGTGTTCACCAACCTCAAGGCAGTCTGTGAGGAAGCAGCCGGTACTCTGCAGGATATCGTCAAACTCAACCTGTACCTGGTCGACCTCGACCAGTTCGCCATCGTCAACAAGGTGATGGAAGAGTACTTCGACAAACCGTATCCTGCCCGTGCTGCTGTGGGCGTACGCGCTCTGCCCAAGGGTGTACAGGTGGAAGCCGAAGCCGTGATGGTCATTGGCGACTGA
- a CDS encoding HU family DNA-binding protein: MRKPELAAAIAERADLSKDKASQVLNVILDEITGSVSQGDDVALIGFGTFTVRERAARTGKNPQTGKPLNIPASKTVAFRPGKGLKDAVAK; the protein is encoded by the coding sequence ATGCGCAAGCCAGAACTCGCCGCGGCGATTGCCGAGCGTGCCGATCTTTCCAAGGACAAGGCCAGTCAGGTGCTCAATGTCATCCTCGACGAGATCACCGGTAGTGTTTCCCAGGGCGATGATGTCGCGCTGATCGGTTTCGGTACTTTCACTGTGCGCGAGCGTGCTGCCCGCACCGGTAAAAACCCTCAGACCGGAAAGCCGCTGAATATCCCGGCGAGCAAGACGGTCGCTTTCCGTCCCGGCAAGGGACTCAAGGACGCTGTTGCGAAGTAA
- the thpR gene encoding RNA 2',3'-cyclic phosphodiesterase: MRLFLALSPPDDLRQRLGTLADSLHDECGGRRVPDANLHLTLAFLGEQSAEQAQQLEAWLQQMQVAAGDIRLDHCGHFRRPGIVWIGPRHTPSPLKLLHADVSHALKHMGIATHPSEHFRPHVTLLRNANAPVTTMPVQTLHWSYNQIQLIQSTLNTSGSHYRCLASTTVR; encoded by the coding sequence ATGCGCCTGTTTCTCGCTCTCTCACCACCCGATGACCTTCGCCAGCGCCTCGGTACGCTGGCGGACAGCCTGCATGACGAGTGCGGTGGACGGCGTGTGCCTGACGCCAACCTGCACCTAACGCTGGCGTTTCTGGGCGAACAGAGCGCGGAGCAAGCGCAGCAGCTCGAGGCCTGGCTACAGCAGATGCAGGTTGCCGCTGGTGATATCCGGCTGGATCACTGCGGCCACTTCCGTCGTCCCGGTATCGTGTGGATCGGTCCACGACACACGCCCAGCCCACTGAAATTACTGCATGCCGACGTATCGCATGCATTGAAGCACATGGGCATTGCGACGCATCCGTCCGAACATTTCCGCCCGCATGTCACTCTGCTGCGCAACGCCAACGCCCCGGTGACCACCATGCCAGTACAAACACTTCACTGGTCATACAATCAAATCCAACTCATTCAATCGACGCTGAACACCAGCGGCAGCCACTATCGTTGCCTGGCCTCGACGACAGTGCGGTAA
- a CDS encoding NAD(P)/FAD-dependent oxidoreductase yields the protein MQAPLTIIGTGMAGIGLARQLRALGNDRPITLITADSGDDYSKPLLSTGFAKRMPPQRLAMRSALEVADQLGAVVRTRTRVDAIDTKAQQLVIGEERLPWSDLVLATGAVPRPPFAIGSSLANRVFSINDLDDYRGFHAALESLGRPARVAIVGLGLVGCEFANDLQAGGHQVTLVGPEQALLPRLLPEPLGLALGRVFVASGIDVHYQRLVTRVDQQGAQATLILNDGQQLQSDLVLVATGLQPRTELAVAAGLEVGEDGVKVNRRLTTSEAHVHALGDVACVDGINAMYVQPLQAAIRALAATLDGKPTEVGYGAWPVLVKTPLLPVVSLPPAHDRVTWRIEADGEDMTALAEDELGQLQGFALTGSCVRRKVELARAAPPLLG from the coding sequence ATGCAAGCACCCCTGACGATCATTGGCACTGGCATGGCGGGAATCGGCCTTGCCCGCCAACTGCGTGCTCTGGGCAATGACCGCCCCATCACCCTGATAACCGCCGATTCCGGTGACGACTACTCCAAGCCGCTGCTGTCCACTGGCTTTGCCAAGCGTATGCCGCCACAGCGTCTGGCCATGCGCTCGGCGCTTGAGGTAGCAGATCAGCTCGGCGCGGTGGTTCGCACCAGAACCAGGGTCGATGCCATTGATACCAAGGCGCAGCAACTGGTGATTGGAGAGGAGCGTCTGCCGTGGTCGGACCTGGTGCTGGCAACCGGTGCTGTTCCACGTCCACCGTTTGCGATCGGCTCATCACTGGCTAATCGAGTATTTTCCATCAATGATCTCGATGATTACCGAGGGTTCCATGCCGCTCTGGAGTCACTGGGGCGTCCGGCGAGGGTCGCGATTGTCGGGCTGGGGCTGGTTGGCTGTGAATTCGCCAATGATCTGCAGGCCGGTGGACATCAGGTGACGCTGGTGGGCCCCGAGCAGGCGCTTCTGCCACGTTTGTTGCCAGAGCCACTGGGGCTGGCGCTGGGCCGTGTCTTTGTTGCCTCAGGTATTGATGTCCATTATCAGCGTCTGGTGACCAGGGTGGACCAGCAGGGCGCTCAAGCCACCTTGATACTGAATGACGGCCAACAACTGCAATCCGATCTGGTGCTGGTAGCAACCGGATTGCAGCCGCGCACCGAGCTGGCTGTGGCGGCGGGGCTCGAGGTTGGCGAAGATGGCGTCAAGGTCAATCGTCGGCTGACCACTAGCGAGGCCCATGTGCATGCGCTGGGGGATGTGGCTTGTGTCGACGGTATCAATGCCATGTACGTCCAACCCCTGCAGGCAGCCATCAGGGCACTGGCTGCAACGCTTGATGGCAAGCCGACAGAAGTCGGTTATGGTGCCTGGCCAGTGCTGGTCAAAACCCCGTTATTGCCCGTGGTCTCTCTGCCTCCGGCCCACGACCGAGTGACCTGGCGTATCGAGGCTGATGGTGAGGATATGACGGCGTTGGCAGAGGATGAACTTGGACAATTGCAGGGCTTTGCGTTGACCGGTAGCTGCGTTCGTCGGAAAGTCGAACTGGCGCGGGCGGCACCGCCGTTGCTAGGCTAG
- the recG gene encoding ATP-dependent DNA helicase RecG has product MSELDSSVTTLKGVGEALALKLARLKIENVADLLFHLPLRYQDRTRITPIATLRSGHEAVVEGEVAAADVVRGRRRSLLVRLRDGSGILSLRFFHFSPAQQQQFRAGVRVRAFGEARAGATGLEIYHPEYRLIGANEPPVEDHLTPIYPTTEGLHQARLRALIDQAMVMLEANPETLPDGIPDALRQRFDLPPLRECLSTLHHPPPDSDADALSEGMHPATRRLAMEELLAHQLSLREVRLRIQTDGAPQLPSGRGLKTRFLAQLPFSLTAAQRRVLDEISHDLARPAPMLRLVQGDVGSGKTVVAAMSALTAIAGDCQAAIMAPTELLAEQHYRSFRDWFAPLDIEVAWLSGKLKGKARLDTKAAIADGRVRMIVGTHAIFQDDVHFQRLGLAIIDEQHRFGVHQRLALREKGEAGGLTPHQLVMTATPIPRTLAMSAYADLDVSVIDELPPGRTPVTTAVVPDERRPDVISRIRNACAEGRQAYWVCTLIEESETLTCQAAEVTRDELVEALPDLAIGLVHGRMKASDKAEVMDAFKSGELDLLVATTVIEVGVDVPNASLMIIENPERLGLSQLHQLRGRVGRGSTESFCVLLYHPPLSDTSRQRLSVMRETTDGFRIAERDLQIRGPGEVLGTRQTGLAQMKIADLERDADLLPRITPLADALLNTQPDASKLLIRRWLGEEAGRYGQV; this is encoded by the coding sequence GTGAGTGAGCTGGACAGTTCCGTCACGACACTCAAGGGCGTCGGGGAGGCCCTGGCCCTGAAGCTGGCTCGATTGAAGATCGAGAATGTGGCAGATCTGCTGTTTCATCTGCCACTACGCTACCAGGATCGCACCCGTATCACGCCGATAGCGACCCTGCGTAGCGGCCACGAGGCAGTGGTCGAAGGCGAGGTGGCGGCCGCCGATGTGGTACGCGGCCGCCGGCGCAGCTTACTGGTACGCCTACGCGATGGCAGCGGCATTCTCAGCCTGCGCTTCTTCCATTTCTCTCCGGCCCAGCAACAGCAGTTTCGGGCCGGAGTCCGTGTACGCGCCTTTGGCGAAGCGCGTGCCGGGGCGACTGGACTGGAGATCTACCACCCGGAATATCGCTTGATCGGCGCCAATGAACCACCGGTGGAAGACCACCTGACTCCGATCTATCCCACCACGGAAGGCCTGCATCAGGCGCGTCTGCGTGCGCTGATCGATCAAGCCATGGTTATGCTCGAAGCGAACCCTGAGACACTGCCTGATGGCATTCCTGACGCATTGCGCCAGCGCTTTGACCTGCCGCCGCTGCGGGAATGTCTCTCTACCCTGCACCACCCACCTCCGGATAGTGATGCCGATGCCCTCAGCGAGGGTATGCATCCGGCGACTCGACGCCTGGCCATGGAGGAACTGCTCGCTCATCAGTTGAGCCTGCGCGAGGTGCGCCTGCGTATCCAGACCGATGGCGCGCCACAGTTGCCCAGTGGGCGTGGCTTGAAGACTCGCTTCCTCGCACAGCTCCCCTTCTCGTTGACTGCAGCCCAGCGCCGCGTGCTCGATGAGATCAGCCACGACCTGGCACGCCCGGCACCAATGCTGCGCCTGGTGCAGGGCGATGTCGGCTCGGGCAAGACTGTGGTGGCGGCCATGTCGGCACTGACGGCAATTGCCGGCGATTGCCAGGCCGCGATCATGGCTCCTACGGAGCTGCTCGCTGAGCAACACTACCGCTCTTTTCGCGACTGGTTTGCGCCACTCGATATCGAGGTGGCCTGGCTGTCGGGCAAACTCAAGGGCAAAGCACGTCTCGATACCAAGGCGGCGATCGCCGATGGTCGCGTGCGGATGATTGTCGGGACTCACGCCATCTTCCAGGATGACGTACATTTTCAGCGCCTGGGGCTGGCAATCATCGATGAACAGCATCGCTTCGGCGTTCACCAACGCCTCGCACTGCGCGAAAAGGGTGAAGCCGGTGGTCTGACGCCACATCAGTTGGTCATGACCGCTACCCCTATTCCCCGCACGCTGGCGATGAGCGCCTATGCAGACCTGGATGTGTCGGTCATCGATGAATTACCTCCGGGACGCACTCCGGTCACCACTGCCGTAGTCCCGGATGAACGCCGCCCGGATGTGATAAGCAGGATTCGCAACGCCTGCGCCGAAGGGCGCCAGGCATATTGGGTGTGCACGCTGATCGAGGAGTCGGAAACCCTGACTTGTCAGGCCGCAGAAGTGACCCGTGATGAACTGGTGGAAGCACTACCGGATCTGGCTATCGGCCTGGTTCACGGACGCATGAAAGCCAGTGACAAGGCGGAGGTCATGGATGCCTTCAAATCAGGAGAGCTGGATCTGCTGGTCGCCACTACCGTCATCGAAGTCGGGGTCGACGTGCCGAATGCCAGCCTGATGATCATCGAGAATCCCGAACGTCTGGGGTTATCACAGCTGCATCAGTTACGCGGACGGGTCGGGCGCGGCAGTACCGAAAGCTTCTGCGTACTGCTTTACCATCCTCCCCTGTCGGATACCTCCAGGCAGCGCCTGTCGGTCATGCGCGAAACCACCGACGGTTTCCGTATCGCAGAACGTGATCTACAGATTCGTGGCCCCGGTGAAGTACTCGGCACCCGCCAGACCGGCCTGGCACAGATGAAGATCGCCGATCTCGAACGCGACGCCGATCTATTACCGCGTATTACCCCACTGGCCGATGCTCTGCTGAATACTCAACCAGATGCCAGCAAGCTATTGATTCGACGTTGGTTGGGGGAGGAAGCCGGGCGTTATGGGCAGGTATGA
- the ubiA gene encoding 4-hydroxybenzoate octaprenyltransferase has translation MDRSLLRPQGLLTRLPDFLALMRLDRPIGTWLLMWPTLWALWVASQGIPERSTLLIFVLGVYLMRAAGCVINDYADRHFDGHVKRTRNRPLATGRISETEAKVLFALLITAAFVLVWFTNGFTVWLSLIGAALAACYPFMKRYTNLPQVVLGAAFSWAIPMAFGAVLGEVPKVAWLLFIANVLWTVAYDTQYAMVDRDDDLRVGIKSTAVLFGRFDCLIIGLLQLATLVLLIWVGALLQLGGFYWLGLASMAATFLHQQRLIRDRDRDRCFQAFLNNHWSGLLLFAGLGLSLYPSITP, from the coding sequence ATGGATCGATCCCTGCTGCGCCCACAAGGCCTGCTGACGCGCCTCCCCGATTTTCTCGCCCTGATGCGCCTCGACCGCCCTATCGGCACCTGGCTGCTGATGTGGCCAACGCTATGGGCGTTGTGGGTCGCATCGCAGGGCATCCCGGAACGCAGCACGCTGCTGATCTTCGTGCTCGGTGTCTATCTGATGCGTGCCGCCGGCTGCGTGATCAACGACTACGCGGATCGTCATTTCGACGGTCACGTCAAACGCACCCGCAACCGGCCGCTGGCGACTGGCCGTATCAGCGAGACCGAAGCCAAGGTGCTGTTTGCGTTGCTGATTACTGCGGCTTTCGTGCTGGTCTGGTTCACCAACGGCTTTACCGTCTGGCTGTCATTGATCGGCGCGGCGCTGGCCGCCTGCTACCCCTTCATGAAGCGCTATACCAACCTCCCCCAGGTCGTACTGGGCGCGGCCTTTTCCTGGGCAATTCCCATGGCCTTCGGTGCAGTACTGGGCGAGGTGCCCAAGGTCGCCTGGTTGCTGTTTATCGCCAATGTGCTGTGGACGGTGGCCTACGATACCCAATACGCCATGGTCGATCGTGATGATGACCTGCGCGTCGGCATCAAGTCGACGGCAGTACTGTTCGGGCGCTTCGATTGCCTGATCATCGGGCTGCTGCAGCTGGCCACATTGGTATTGCTGATCTGGGTCGGTGCCCTTCTCCAACTGGGCGGTTTCTACTGGTTGGGCCTGGCCTCCATGGCCGCGACCTTCCTCCACCAGCAACGCCTTATTCGTGATCGCGACCGCGACCGCTGCTTTCAGGCATTTCTCAACAATCACTGGTCGGGCCTGCTACTGTTCGCGGGGCTGGGATTGAGCCTGTACCCCAGCATCACTCCTTGA